The proteins below come from a single Halictus rubicundus isolate RS-2024b chromosome 13, iyHalRubi1_principal, whole genome shotgun sequence genomic window:
- the LOC143360132 gene encoding inhibitor of growth protein 1 — protein sequence MLNQAVVEALYSATYIENYLDCVENLPNDLQRHVSRLRELDATCQTYLREVDQQQEALRNDTDMQVRRRALLRVQQALIAAKEIGDEKLQIVQQVQDLIENKSRQLDLDYRNLDFGKEQESSESTRETNANVNSNSSGNANNSERQTKRARRTRTETLVEASNAMDMIAMTETRSNSLSNTSNGSQKKTNSTTTGKKKKRKSKQGNQQNQHREDTPPPPEDELAIDPDEPTYCLCDQISYGEMILCDNDLCPIEWFHFSCVSLSTKPKGKWFCPKCRGDRPNVMKPKAQFLKELERYNKEKEEKS from the exons ATGTTAAACCAAGCTGTAGTCGAGGCCTTATATTCCGCGACGTACATCGAAAACTATTTGGACTGTGTGGAAAATCTACCGAACGATTTGCAAAGACATGTTTCCCGACTTCGAGAACTCGACGCCACTTGTCAAA CATATTTACGGGAAGTGGACCAACAGCAGGAGGCATTGCGAAATGACACGGACATGCAAGTAAGAAGGAGAGCATTGCTGAGAGTGCAACAGGCATTGATTGCGGCGAAAGAAATAGGAGATGAAAAGTTGCAGATTGTACAACAAGTTCAGGATCTTATAGAGAACAAATCTAGGCAATTGGATCTAGATTACAGAAATCTTG ATTTTGGGAAGGAACAAGAAAGCAGCGAGTCGACGCGTGAAACGAATGCTAATGTTAATTCCAACTCTTCTGGCAATGCGAATAACTCAGAGAGACAGACTAAGAGAGCCAGAAGAACAAGAACAGAGACATTGGTTGAAGCATCCAATGCTATGGATATGATTGCAATGACTGAAACACGTTCGAATTCCTTGTCCAATACAAGTAATGGCAGTCAAAAGAAAACAAATTCTACTACCactggaaagaaaaagaaaaggaagtcTAAACAGGGTAACCAGCAGAATCAACATCGTGAAGATACTCCACCACCTCCAGAAGATGAGCTGGCAATAGATCCAGATGAACCAACGTATTGTCTGTGCGATCAAATATCGTATGGAGAGATGATACTGTGCGATAATGATCTATGTCCTATAGAATGGTTCCATTTCTCATGCGTTTCATTAAGCACCAAGCCAAAAGGTAAATGGTTCTGTCCAAAATGCAGAGGAGATCGACCGAACGTTATGAAGCCCAAAGCACAATTTTTGAAAGAATTGGAAAGGTATAataaagagaaagaggagaaatCGTAG